The Salinibaculum sp. SYNS191 genome has a window encoding:
- a CDS encoding type IV pilin N-terminal domain-containing protein, which produces MRLRETIRELHSGEDRAVSPVIGVILMVAITVILAAVIASFVLGLGPSEAAPSAQFEFEEINTDDGVTIKIAHQSGDTIDPATLVTRGSFNNSAGNYVGSPDGSNGVNWTDSANTGSVLADISVSGNEISSGDYMSVNVTSGWDLSVVWEKDDQSSEIASQEA; this is translated from the coding sequence ATGAGATTACGCGAAACAATCCGGGAGTTGCATAGCGGAGAAGATAGGGCAGTCAGTCCAGTGATCGGTGTGATACTGATGGTCGCCATCACTGTGATCCTGGCTGCGGTCATCGCGTCGTTCGTGCTCGGGCTCGGCCCAAGCGAGGCCGCGCCAAGTGCGCAGTTTGAGTTTGAAGAAATCAATACCGACGACGGGGTCACGATCAAAATAGCCCACCAGAGTGGCGACACAATCGATCCAGCCACCTTAGTGACTCGTGGTAGCTTCAATAACAGTGCTGGTAATTATGTCGGTTCACCAGACGGATCAAATGGAGTCAACTGGACAGACAGCGCCAATACAGGCAGTGTATTAGCTGATATATCCGTAAGCGGGAATGAAATCTCCTCTGGAGATTACATGAGTGTTAACGTCACATCAGGCTGGGACCTCTCAGTCGTCTGGGAGAAGGACGACCAGTCCAGTGAGATAGCCTCACAAGAAGCCTAA